A genome region from Sphingobium sp. CR2-8 includes the following:
- a CDS encoding ArdC family protein, translating to MASNGGAPIAAKARAESETARTNLYDEVTARIIAELEAGRLPWVQPWGRPDGDGIAVSPGLPRNALTARRYSGVNILILWGAVIKQGYPSQGWLTFKQALEAGGCVRKGERGTTVVYADRFTPEAEKVRAVETGSDAKSIPFLKRFTVFNVTQCEGLRPGLAPDPAPLPERQIVPVAEEVIAASGIEFRVGGNRAYYVPAQDYVQVPPQPAFFEQINYYRTCLHELCHGSGHPSRLNRNLVNSFGSKDYAREELIAEMGAAFLCAALGIVPTGRHADYLGSWLDVLREDNRAIFRAASAASKAADWLLARHAAAQVEAVQAEATQGDTSCDETGERQAPQDERLSA from the coding sequence ATGGCGTCCAACGGCGGAGCCCCAATCGCGGCCAAGGCCCGTGCAGAGTCCGAAACGGCGCGCACGAACCTTTATGACGAGGTGACGGCGCGGATCATCGCCGAACTGGAGGCGGGCCGCTTGCCTTGGGTTCAGCCTTGGGGGCGTCCCGATGGTGATGGCATCGCAGTAAGCCCCGGACTGCCGCGCAACGCCCTTACCGCACGCCGTTACTCTGGCGTGAACATCCTTATCCTGTGGGGCGCAGTGATAAAGCAGGGCTATCCCTCGCAGGGTTGGCTAACCTTCAAACAGGCGCTGGAGGCAGGGGGATGCGTCCGCAAGGGCGAGCGCGGCACCACCGTCGTCTATGCCGACCGCTTCACCCCCGAGGCCGAGAAAGTGCGCGCCGTCGAAACCGGCAGCGACGCCAAGTCCATTCCCTTCCTGAAACGCTTCACCGTGTTCAACGTCACGCAGTGCGAGGGATTGCGCCCCGGCCTCGCGCCCGATCCGGCCCCCTTGCCCGAACGCCAGATCGTGCCGGTCGCCGAGGAAGTGATCGCCGCAAGCGGCATCGAGTTCCGCGTCGGCGGCAATCGCGCCTATTATGTGCCCGCGCAGGATTATGTGCAGGTGCCGCCGCAACCGGCCTTTTTCGAGCAGATCAACTATTATCGGACCTGCCTACACGAACTTTGCCACGGCAGCGGCCACCCGTCCCGGTTGAACCGCAATCTCGTCAACAGCTTCGGATCGAAGGATTATGCCCGCGAGGAATTGATTGCCGAAATGGGTGCGGCCTTTCTCTGTGCCGCGCTGGGCATCGTCCCGACCGGCCGTCACGCTGATTATCTCGGCAGTTGGCTGGACGTGCTGCGCGAGGATAACCGCGCGATCTTCCGCGCCGCCAGCGCCGCCAGCAAGGCCGCTGACTGGCTGCTGGCGCGGCACGCCGCCGCGCAGGTCGAAGCGGTTCAGGCCGAGGCCACCCAAGGCGACACTTCCTGCGATGAGACCGGCGAACGCCAAGCTCCGCAGGACGAAAGGCTCTCGGCATGA
- a CDS encoding helix-turn-helix domain-containing protein codes for MEVLAISINDTAKALGIGRSSVYALLKSGKLDAIKIGRRTLLTTESIKRLAQSRDMA; via the coding sequence ATGGAAGTGCTAGCAATCTCTATTAACGACACCGCTAAGGCGCTCGGCATCGGTCGGTCATCGGTTTATGCCTTACTCAAATCTGGCAAACTTGATGCGATCAAAATCGGTAGGCGAACCTTGCTGACCACTGAGTCCATCAAGCGGCTGGCACAATCCCGAGATATGGCTTGA
- a CDS encoding DNA -binding domain-containing protein: MAVAAIPADPADPDSLDLDRIAPWLAVAIGREGREHAVLSDGWHHIRIDIEEGRLTGQQAVLLHFRLQGILSSQQRLLPLRRFLDLCRRRQFSRALFPSDPQIARLVDMLRVHDALGQGASQRDIGAALFGDARVAQDWTGSSDSLRSRVRRLVREAGAMARGGWRQLMGRRG, translated from the coding sequence ATGGCCGTCGCCGCCATCCCCGCTGATCCGGCCGATCCCGATAGCCTGGATCTCGACCGAATCGCCCCCTGGCTCGCCGTTGCCATCGGCAGGGAGGGACGCGAACATGCCGTCCTGTCCGACGGTTGGCATCATATCCGTATCGATATTGAGGAAGGGCGGCTGACAGGACAGCAAGCCGTCCTGCTGCATTTCCGCTTGCAGGGCATCCTGTCTTCGCAGCAACGCTTATTGCCGCTGCGCCGGTTTCTCGACCTGTGTCGCAGGCGGCAATTCTCGCGCGCGCTGTTTCCTTCCGATCCGCAGATCGCGCGGCTGGTCGATATGCTCCGCGTCCATGATGCGCTCGGGCAGGGGGCCAGCCAGCGCGACATCGGTGCCGCCCTGTTCGGGGACGCGCGCGTGGCGCAGGACTGGACGGGATCGTCCGATTCGCTGCGGTCGCGGGTGCGTCGGCTGGTGCGCGAGGCTGGCGCCATGGCGCGTGGCGGCTGGCGGCAATTGATGGGGCGGAGGGGGTGA
- a CDS encoding alpha/beta fold hydrolase, producing the protein MSRADWNTAPTLTVEAAGTRFAYRRLGPDRGTPIVLLNHWGANLDNFDPPIVEGLAADRPIYALDYRGIGRSGGAAPLTVGDMAIDMIAMIGALGLAKVDLIGFSLGGFVAQEITLRQPDLVRRLVLAGTGPAGGTGIERVGRVSLPLILKGVVTLQDPKTFLFFTDTANGRQAAKAFLARLKTRTVDRDKAVRLRAFGRQRKAIEAWGRQSPQDLSLLRQPTLVANGDHDIMVPSENSTDLARRIPGAELVLYPDAGHGGIFQYHDAFLAKAKAFLDT; encoded by the coding sequence ATGAGCCGCGCGGACTGGAACACGGCTCCGACGCTCACGGTCGAGGCGGCGGGAACCCGCTTCGCCTATCGACGCCTCGGCCCCGACCGGGGCACGCCGATCGTGCTCCTCAATCACTGGGGTGCCAATCTCGACAATTTCGACCCGCCGATCGTCGAGGGGTTGGCCGCAGACCGTCCGATCTACGCACTCGACTATCGCGGCATCGGCCGTTCGGGTGGCGCGGCACCGTTGACCGTCGGAGACATGGCAATCGACATGATCGCGATGATTGGAGCACTGGGGCTGGCAAAGGTCGACCTGATCGGCTTTTCGCTCGGCGGCTTCGTCGCGCAGGAGATCACGCTCCGGCAGCCCGATCTTGTTCGTCGTCTCGTCCTGGCGGGCACTGGCCCTGCCGGGGGCACCGGGATTGAGCGGGTAGGTCGGGTGTCGCTGCCGCTGATCCTCAAGGGTGTGGTGACGCTGCAGGACCCAAAGACCTTTCTGTTCTTCACCGACACCGCCAACGGTCGGCAGGCGGCGAAGGCGTTCCTCGCGCGGCTTAAAACCCGCACGGTGGACCGTGACAAGGCCGTCAGACTTCGGGCCTTCGGTCGCCAACGCAAGGCGATCGAGGCGTGGGGCAGGCAGTCACCGCAGGACCTATCGCTCCTCCGCCAGCCGACGCTGGTCGCCAATGGCGACCATGACATCATGGTGCCGAGCGAGAACTCCACCGACCTCGCGCGCCGCATCCCCGGAGCGGAGCTCGTTCTCTACCCCGACGCCGGGCATGGCGGTATCTTCCAATATCACGACGCTTTTCTCGCGAAGGCCAAAGCGTTCCTCGATACCTAA
- a CDS encoding DUF2497 domain-containing protein gives MGDMTKEPSMEEILSSIKRIIAEEGEEAVQAAPRRMRADAKAAAAVAPIETPVEEVLELTDEVAEENPMPAPKAATPRTPASAAGSASATGDESILSVESEVAARHSLSALSTMLIAPVDGGDNTLDGLVRAMLKPMLKEWLDARLPALVEEMVAKEIARITGR, from the coding sequence ATGGGTGACATGACCAAGGAACCCTCGATGGAAGAGATACTCTCGTCCATCAAGCGGATCATCGCCGAAGAAGGCGAGGAAGCGGTGCAGGCTGCGCCGCGGCGTATGCGCGCCGACGCGAAGGCCGCCGCTGCGGTTGCCCCGATCGAGACGCCCGTCGAAGAAGTGCTGGAACTGACCGACGAGGTCGCGGAGGAGAACCCCATGCCTGCGCCCAAAGCCGCCACCCCCCGTACGCCTGCAAGCGCCGCCGGTTCCGCCAGCGCCACGGGCGACGAGTCGATCCTGTCGGTCGAAAGCGAAGTGGCCGCGCGGCATTCGCTGTCGGCGCTGTCCACCATGTTGATCGCGCCGGTCGATGGCGGCGACAATACGCTCGACGGTCTGGTCCGCGCGATGCTCAAGCCCATGCTCAAGGAATGGCTCGACGCCCGCCTGCCCGCATTGGTCGAAGAGATGGTGGCCAAGGAAATTGCGCGCATCACCGGCCGCTAA
- a CDS encoding alkene reductase, with product MSDLFSPYQLGPLTPPNRIVMAPLTRNRAAPGLLPSEHAAEYYAQRASAGLIITEATQVSVQAQGYQDTPGLYTPEQIAAWRMVTDAVHGKGGRIFVQLWHVGRVSHVDLHGGKAPVAPSAIRAEAKTFVNNGFADVSEPRALELDELPGIVESFRQAAANAMDAGFDGVEVHGANGYLLDEFLRETANVRTDAYGGSIENRARLLLEVTAAVAGEIGANRTGVRLSPVSPASGIVPADDEQPQFDHVAEKLGEMKIAYLHVVEGATGGPRDAKPFDYGALRRKFGGTFLANNGFDKALAEEQLAAGKADLFAFGRGFIANPDFVERLKSGAELNQLDPSTLYGGGAKGYTDYPTLAGA from the coding sequence ATGAGCGATCTTTTCTCCCCGTATCAACTCGGCCCGCTGACGCCGCCCAATCGTATCGTCATGGCGCCGCTGACCCGCAACCGCGCCGCACCCGGCCTCCTGCCGAGCGAGCATGCGGCGGAATATTACGCGCAGCGCGCATCCGCCGGCCTCATCATTACCGAGGCGACGCAGGTGTCGGTGCAGGCGCAAGGGTATCAGGACACGCCCGGCCTCTACACGCCCGAGCAGATCGCTGCGTGGCGCATGGTGACGGATGCGGTGCACGGCAAAGGCGGCCGCATCTTCGTCCAGCTCTGGCACGTCGGGCGCGTTAGCCATGTCGATCTGCATGGTGGTAAGGCACCGGTCGCACCCTCGGCGATCCGCGCCGAGGCCAAGACCTTCGTCAATAACGGCTTTGCGGATGTGTCCGAGCCGCGCGCGCTCGAGCTGGACGAGCTGCCAGGCATCGTCGAGAGCTTCCGCCAGGCGGCCGCGAACGCGATGGACGCCGGCTTCGACGGCGTCGAGGTGCATGGCGCCAATGGATATCTGCTCGACGAATTCCTGCGTGAGACCGCGAACGTGCGAACCGATGCCTATGGCGGTTCGATCGAGAACCGTGCCCGTCTGCTGCTGGAGGTCACGGCCGCCGTCGCTGGGGAAATCGGCGCGAACCGGACCGGCGTGCGCCTGTCGCCGGTCTCGCCTGCGAGCGGCATCGTGCCGGCGGACGACGAGCAGCCGCAGTTCGACCATGTCGCAGAGAAGTTGGGCGAAATGAAGATCGCCTATCTCCACGTCGTCGAGGGTGCGACCGGTGGGCCGCGCGATGCCAAGCCGTTCGACTATGGCGCGCTGCGTCGTAAGTTCGGCGGCACCTTCCTCGCCAACAACGGCTTCGACAAGGCACTCGCCGAGGAGCAACTGGCCGCAGGCAAGGCGGACCTGTTCGCGTTCGGGCGCGGCTTCATCGCCAATCCCGATTTCGTCGAGCGGTTGAAGTCGGGCGCGGAGCTCAACCAGCTCGATCCTTCCACGCTTTATGGTGGCGGCGCGAAGGGCTATACCGACTATCCGACGCTGGCTGGTGCCTGA
- a CDS encoding protein-L-isoaspartate O-methyltransferase family protein gives MTEQNYSSMRTAMVESQLRTSDVDDQRVIAAMAKVPREDFVPAERRAMAYVDRPIPLDGGRALNPPLVTGRLLSEAKIAPGDKVLLIGAATGYAAALLVDLGAQVTAVEEAGGPEITVSGVTVVRGALHGGAADGAPYDVLFIDGAVEEVPATLVQQLAEDARVVTGIADRGVTRLSSGRVVAGHLGLGSLVDIEMVVLPGFGAPKGFVF, from the coding sequence GTGACCGAGCAGAATTATTCTTCGATGCGGACCGCCATGGTCGAAAGCCAGTTGCGGACCAGCGACGTGGACGACCAGCGCGTGATCGCTGCGATGGCCAAGGTGCCGCGCGAGGATTTCGTGCCCGCGGAGCGCCGCGCCATGGCCTATGTCGACCGGCCCATTCCGCTGGATGGCGGTCGCGCGCTCAATCCGCCGCTGGTGACGGGCCGCCTTTTGTCCGAAGCGAAGATCGCGCCGGGCGACAAGGTGCTGCTGATCGGCGCGGCGACCGGCTACGCCGCGGCGCTACTCGTGGACCTGGGCGCGCAGGTGACTGCGGTCGAGGAAGCGGGCGGGCCTGAGATTACAGTGTCCGGCGTCACCGTCGTGCGCGGCGCGCTGCATGGCGGCGCGGCCGATGGCGCGCCCTATGATGTGCTGTTCATCGACGGCGCGGTGGAGGAAGTTCCCGCGACGCTCGTTCAGCAACTTGCCGAGGACGCCCGCGTCGTAACCGGGATCGCCGATCGCGGCGTCACCCGCCTGAGCAGCGGCCGGGTGGTTGCGGGGCATCTGGGTCTTGGCAGCCTTGTCGATATCGAAATGGTGGTGCTGCCTGGGTTCGGCGCACCCAAGGGATTTGTGTTCTAA
- a CDS encoding tyrosine-type recombinase/integrase, whose product MVLTDTAIRNAKPADKPYKVTDSQGLYLLVNPRGSKLWRIKYRIDGVERKLSLGAYPEITLAEARAARDAARRQLAHAIDPNVAKRQARIEASIRASNSFASVAEELIEKKAREGLAEPTLEKMRWFVKLMGADFGKRPVTDITPQELLHELQKHERRGRLETANLLRAFASRVFRFAVATARAERDPAQLLIGALTTPRVKHFAAIIDPNEFGALLRAIEDYQGDPAVMYALKLTPHVFQRPGELRQMEWAEVNFDKAVWTIPVTKMKMRQPHSVPLSRQALAILQAMRSLSGSGRYVFPSIRTRARPISENTINAALRRMGYSKEQMTAHGFRTSASSLLNESGKWNPDAIERALAHMVAGSVRRIYNQSAYWAERVEMAQWWSDYMDELRKGGNR is encoded by the coding sequence ATGGTGCTAACCGATACCGCTATCCGCAATGCCAAGCCCGCAGATAAGCCTTACAAGGTTACTGACTCCCAAGGTTTGTATCTGCTCGTCAATCCAAGAGGCAGCAAGCTGTGGCGAATCAAATACCGGATCGACGGCGTAGAACGGAAACTGTCGCTCGGGGCGTATCCCGAGATTACCTTGGCCGAGGCGCGCGCTGCCAGGGATGCCGCCCGGAGGCAGCTGGCTCATGCGATTGATCCCAACGTAGCCAAACGACAAGCCCGCATTGAGGCGAGCATTCGGGCCAGCAACAGCTTCGCTAGCGTGGCCGAGGAATTGATAGAGAAGAAAGCGCGTGAGGGGTTGGCTGAGCCAACGCTAGAGAAGATGCGCTGGTTTGTGAAACTGATGGGGGCAGACTTCGGAAAGCGGCCTGTCACCGATATCACGCCTCAGGAACTTCTTCATGAACTGCAGAAGCATGAACGACGTGGCCGCTTGGAAACCGCCAATCTGCTGCGCGCCTTTGCCAGCCGCGTTTTCCGCTTTGCAGTCGCAACGGCACGTGCCGAACGTGATCCGGCGCAACTCCTGATCGGCGCATTGACCACACCGCGAGTCAAGCACTTCGCCGCCATCATCGATCCAAACGAGTTCGGCGCTCTCCTGCGCGCTATCGAGGATTATCAGGGCGATCCTGCCGTCATGTACGCCCTTAAACTCACACCTCATGTCTTCCAGCGCCCGGGCGAACTGCGGCAAATGGAATGGGCTGAGGTTAATTTCGACAAAGCTGTCTGGACGATCCCGGTAACCAAGATGAAAATGCGCCAGCCCCATTCGGTGCCTCTGTCTCGGCAGGCTCTCGCGATACTGCAAGCCATGCGATCCTTATCCGGCTCCGGGCGCTATGTGTTCCCTTCGATCCGCACCCGAGCAAGACCGATCAGCGAAAACACCATCAACGCGGCATTGCGGCGCATGGGCTATTCCAAAGAGCAAATGACGGCCCACGGCTTCCGCACGTCCGCATCATCGCTGTTGAACGAATCCGGCAAATGGAACCCGGATGCCATCGAGCGCGCACTGGCACATATGGTGGCCGGGTCCGTACGTCGCATATATAACCAGTCCGCCTATTGGGCCGAACGTGTCGAAATGGCGCAGTGGTGGAGCGACTATATGGATGAACTGCGAAAGGGCGGAAACAGATGA
- a CDS encoding NADP-dependent oxidoreductase: protein MKAYVLDRYGKQQSLRLGDMPEPVPAADEVLVEIHAAGLNQLDAKIRDGAFKPILPYKPPFVLGHDLAGTVVSVGQGVRGFKPGDEVYARPRDGHIGTFAEHIAVKQADLALKPANLSMEEAASIPLVGLTVWQVLVERAKLKKGQKVLIHAGSGGVGTLAIQLARHLGATVATTASAANADLVRSLGADVVIDYKKQDFSEELSGYDVVLNSLDGKTLEKSLKVLKPGGKLISISGPPDPAFAKAQGLNIVLRLLLRATSVGIRRKAKRAGVDYSFLFMHADGGQLAKLTSLIENGTIKPVVDRVFPFDRMDDAMAQLDKGGAKGKLVVRVR from the coding sequence ATGAAAGCCTATGTTCTTGATCGCTACGGCAAGCAGCAATCGCTGCGCCTCGGCGACATGCCTGAGCCCGTACCTGCGGCCGACGAGGTGCTGGTCGAGATCCATGCGGCTGGCCTTAACCAGCTCGACGCGAAGATCCGCGACGGGGCGTTCAAGCCGATCCTGCCCTACAAGCCCCCCTTCGTGCTGGGGCATGATCTGGCCGGCACGGTGGTGTCGGTCGGTCAGGGGGTGCGCGGGTTCAAGCCGGGCGACGAGGTCTATGCCCGCCCGCGCGACGGCCATATCGGCACGTTCGCCGAGCACATCGCTGTTAAGCAAGCCGATCTCGCGCTGAAACCCGCCAATCTGTCGATGGAGGAAGCGGCTTCGATCCCGCTCGTCGGGTTGACCGTCTGGCAGGTGCTGGTCGAGCGCGCGAAACTGAAGAAGGGGCAGAAGGTCCTGATCCATGCCGGCTCGGGCGGGGTCGGCACGCTGGCGATCCAACTCGCCAGGCATCTCGGCGCAACCGTCGCGACGACGGCGAGCGCGGCCAATGCAGACCTCGTCCGCAGCCTCGGTGCCGATGTCGTGATCGACTATAAGAAGCAGGATTTTTCAGAGGAACTTTCCGGCTATGACGTCGTGCTCAATAGCCTGGACGGCAAAACGCTGGAGAAGTCGCTCAAGGTGCTCAAACCCGGCGGCAAGCTGATCTCGATTTCCGGGCCGCCCGATCCGGCGTTCGCCAAAGCGCAGGGGCTGAACATCGTCCTGCGCCTGTTGCTACGCGCGACGAGTGTCGGCATCCGCCGCAAGGCGAAGCGGGCGGGCGTCGATTATTCGTTCCTGTTCATGCACGCCGATGGCGGGCAGCTAGCGAAACTTACGTCGCTGATTGAGAATGGAACGATCAAACCCGTGGTCGACCGGGTCTTCCCGTTCGACCGGATGGATGATGCGATGGCGCAGCTCGACAAGGGCGGGGCCAAGGGCAAGCTCGTGGTGCGCGTGCGATGA
- a CDS encoding TetR/AcrR family transcriptional regulator — protein sequence MKVSRDQMATNRVRILTEASRLFRERGFDAVTVSEVMKAAGQTHGGFYSHFASKDDLVAQTIAFALDGEGETMPDLQGWIDVYLSPLHRDHAGEGCPTASLAGLMRQQTPEARAAMAKGLDAQIDRFARSLPDGDPAERRREAIGRWSAMVGALVMARAVDDPALADELLTSTRAWIGAEGDAAGSDGSEGTGR from the coding sequence ATGAAGGTCAGTCGCGACCAGATGGCGACCAACAGGGTACGCATACTCACCGAGGCAAGCCGGCTGTTCCGGGAGCGTGGCTTCGATGCGGTGACTGTGTCGGAGGTGATGAAGGCCGCCGGGCAGACTCATGGCGGCTTCTACAGCCACTTCGCATCCAAGGACGACCTTGTCGCCCAGACCATTGCGTTCGCGCTCGATGGCGAGGGTGAGACGATGCCCGATCTCCAAGGCTGGATCGACGTCTATCTGTCACCGCTGCACCGCGATCATGCGGGCGAAGGATGCCCGACCGCCAGCCTTGCCGGGCTGATGCGCCAGCAGACACCGGAAGCGCGCGCGGCGATGGCCAAGGGGCTGGACGCACAGATCGACCGGTTCGCGCGCTCCTTGCCTGACGGCGACCCGGCGGAACGTCGGCGCGAAGCAATCGGGCGGTGGTCGGCGATGGTCGGCGCCCTCGTCATGGCACGGGCCGTCGACGATCCGGCGCTGGCCGATGAGTTGCTGACCAGCACGCGCGCGTGGATCGGGGCCGAGGGCGATGCTGCCGGAAGCGATGGATCAGAAGGAACCGGACGGTGA
- a CDS encoding PaaI family thioesterase, which translates to MLDHADLDGHDQLAALMATGRQPPIGETLEFALVELERGRVVFEGSTSRKVFNPLGSVHGGYAATLLDSACGCAVHSSLAAGQGYTTLELKVSYHRALSETSGPVRAEGKLVSLGRRVAFSEARLVDAQGRLCASATSTLLVFPITPKS; encoded by the coding sequence ATGCTCGACCATGCCGATCTGGATGGCCACGACCAGCTTGCCGCGCTGATGGCGACGGGTCGTCAGCCGCCGATCGGCGAGACGCTGGAGTTCGCGCTGGTGGAGTTGGAGCGCGGCCGCGTCGTGTTCGAAGGCTCGACATCACGCAAGGTGTTCAACCCGCTCGGTTCGGTTCATGGTGGTTATGCGGCGACATTGCTCGACAGCGCCTGCGGCTGCGCCGTCCATTCCAGCCTGGCTGCCGGCCAGGGATACACGACGCTGGAGCTGAAGGTGTCCTATCACCGCGCCCTGAGCGAGACGAGCGGCCCGGTTCGCGCTGAAGGCAAGCTCGTCTCGCTCGGACGCCGGGTCGCCTTCTCCGAGGCGCGCCTCGTCGATGCGCAGGGGCGGTTGTGCGCCTCCGCCACCTCGACTCTTCTGGTGTTTCCGATCACGCCAAAATCGTGA
- a CDS encoding SDR family NAD(P)-dependent oxidoreductase, with the protein MTNTTILITGASTGIGATYADRFARRGHDLVLVARDEARLKALATKLSSEHDVAVDVLPADLTDTAQLATVETRLRDDGRIGTLINNAGAGLNGAFVDQSTDAVDQLVALNTTSVVRLASAIAPRLAQAGEGAIVNIGSVVGLVPEFGMSVYGATKAFVLFLSQGLSLELGPKGVYVQAVLPAATRTELWGRAGADEASLPPMMDVNELVDAALVGFDRREGVTIPPLHDGTLWDAYDQARRAMVPHFGSVHPAPRYTAA; encoded by the coding sequence ATGACCAATACGACTATTCTCATCACCGGTGCCTCGACCGGCATCGGCGCCACCTACGCCGATCGCTTCGCCCGACGCGGCCACGATCTAGTGCTGGTCGCCCGTGACGAGGCGCGGCTGAAAGCGCTGGCGACGAAGCTGTCATCGGAGCATGACGTTGCCGTCGACGTTCTGCCCGCCGACCTGACCGACACCGCCCAGTTGGCAACGGTCGAGACGCGACTGCGCGACGATGGCAGGATCGGCACGCTCATCAACAACGCCGGCGCGGGCTTGAATGGCGCGTTCGTCGATCAATCGACTGATGCGGTGGATCAGCTGGTCGCGCTCAACACGACGTCGGTCGTCCGCCTCGCCAGCGCCATCGCTCCACGGCTGGCGCAGGCTGGCGAAGGCGCGATCGTCAACATCGGCTCGGTCGTCGGGCTGGTGCCCGAGTTCGGCATGAGTGTCTACGGCGCTACCAAGGCCTTCGTTCTCTTCCTGTCGCAGGGATTGTCGCTCGAACTCGGACCCAAGGGCGTTTACGTCCAGGCCGTGCTGCCGGCGGCAACCCGCACCGAGCTGTGGGGCCGTGCCGGCGCCGACGAGGCAAGCCTACCGCCGATGATGGACGTGAACGAGCTGGTCGACGCCGCGCTCGTCGGCTTCGATCGCCGCGAGGGCGTCACCATTCCGCCGCTGCACGACGGGACGCTGTGGGACGCATACGACCAGGCGCGTCGGGCGATGGTGCCGCACTTTGGCTCGGTCCACCCCGCGCCCCGCTACACCGCAGCCTGA
- a CDS encoding TolC family outer membrane protein, whose amino-acid sequence MTGKRIFYRHHAAAALLLLSSALTVGPAGIARAETLQRALAKAYATNPTLTGARAGQRATDENVPIQKAAGRPGLDVTGSFSESILKPTISFTSPQRTVNANAQLNVPLYAGGAVRNGVKAAKVRVEAGQANLRGTEASIFTQVVAAYMDVIRDNAVVSLNRSNVKALEVNLQATNDRFEVGDLTRTDVAQSQSRLALARSDLQTAEANLVTSRENYIALVGDTPDGLDAPPTLPGLPATPVIAVQVAMNDNPDILAAKKNRIAAGYDVKVARAGRLPTLSGFTTAGYTNYLHTLGGSAQDVDGNAVEGPQVNKQATAGVQLTIPLYQGGRPAAQVRQNQARESQAIEREIEVERSVISQTRAAYASWQASLESIESNQRAVEAAELSLEGVRAENSVGSRTILDILNAEQEAVNAKVQLVTAQRNAYVAAFSVIAAMGHAEADDLGLDSGTLYDPMVNYERVKGKWLDWSFDPKPMPVATRTVDTPAQNANVDATAHKP is encoded by the coding sequence ATGACGGGCAAGCGCATATTCTATCGGCATCATGCCGCAGCCGCTTTGCTGTTGCTGTCTTCCGCCCTGACCGTAGGCCCCGCCGGGATCGCGCGGGCCGAAACCTTGCAGCGCGCGCTGGCGAAGGCCTATGCGACCAACCCGACGCTGACCGGCGCCCGCGCCGGGCAACGGGCGACGGACGAGAATGTGCCGATCCAGAAGGCGGCCGGGCGACCCGGCCTGGACGTGACGGGCAGTTTTTCCGAAAGCATCCTGAAACCCACGATCAGCTTCACATCGCCCCAGCGGACGGTGAACGCCAATGCGCAGCTGAACGTGCCGCTCTATGCCGGTGGGGCGGTGCGCAATGGCGTGAAGGCAGCCAAAGTGCGCGTGGAAGCCGGTCAAGCCAATCTGCGCGGCACCGAAGCGAGCATCTTCACCCAGGTTGTCGCCGCCTATATGGACGTGATCCGCGACAATGCGGTCGTGTCGCTCAACAGGTCGAACGTGAAGGCGCTGGAGGTCAATCTTCAGGCCACCAACGACCGGTTCGAGGTCGGCGACCTGACCCGCACCGACGTGGCCCAGTCGCAATCGCGTCTGGCGCTGGCGCGGTCGGACCTGCAGACGGCGGAGGCCAATCTGGTCACGAGCCGCGAAAATTATATCGCGCTGGTCGGCGATACGCCCGACGGGCTGGATGCACCGCCCACGTTGCCCGGGCTTCCCGCGACGCCGGTCATCGCGGTCCAGGTCGCGATGAACGATAATCCGGATATATTGGCGGCCAAGAAGAACCGGATCGCCGCCGGTTACGACGTGAAGGTCGCGCGGGCCGGGCGTCTGCCGACGCTGTCCGGGTTCACCACGGCGGGTTACACAAACTATCTGCACACGCTGGGCGGCAGCGCCCAGGATGTGGACGGCAATGCCGTCGAAGGGCCACAGGTCAACAAGCAGGCCACCGCTGGCGTCCAACTGACCATCCCCCTCTATCAGGGTGGCCGCCCCGCCGCGCAGGTGCGCCAGAACCAGGCGCGCGAATCGCAGGCGATCGAGCGCGAGATCGAGGTGGAGCGCAGCGTCATTTCGCAGACGCGGGCGGCCTATGCGAGTTGGCAGGCGTCGCTGGAGAGCATCGAGTCCAACCAGCGGGCGGTGGAAGCCGCAGAGCTGTCGCTGGAGGGCGTACGCGCCGAAAATTCAGTCGGCAGCCGCACGATTCTCGACATCCTCAACGCCGAGCAGGAAGCGGTGAACGCCAAGGTTCAACTGGTGACGGCGCAGCGTAACGCCTATGTCGCGGCCTTCAGCGTCATCGCCGCCATGGGCCATGCCGAAGCCGATGATCTGGGCCTGGACAGCGGCACGCTCTACGACCCGATGGTCAATTATGAGCGGGTAAAGGGCAAGTGGCTGGACTGGAGCTTCGATCCCAAGCCGATGCCAGTCGCCACGCGGACCGTTGACACGCCCGCGCAAAACGCCAATGTCGACGCCACTGCGCATAAGCCTTAA